gagaagagagtgTAGGTGTAGGACAGGGTTTACCAGCTTAGGACAAATAGATACTGTTGAAATAATCAGCAGTGACACAATTTACAGTGTAGGACAATAATATATTATTTTTCAGTTGGAATTCACTAGAGTAAATGCATAAGCAAACACCTATCCCTAAATTCCAACAGATAATTCTGACTCTGTTCAATAAGTGTAATACTATGCATGACATGCCCTGTCATTATTTTTACCACCATCTTGTTGCTGACCTCGTACAGTTACATTTATGTTGAAACTCAACAGGCCTCccttcacacctcctcctcagcAAAGACCCCTCAGTAAACCAGCCCCCAGCTTATCCAGGCTCTGCCATTCCCATGGCAACATATAACCACtgacattttgtatgatatgttacatattcctatttgttgtggctaacgttagctgggcTAGGGTttaggttaggattaaggttagggttaaggtttggagttaggttaaagggttaaggttaggggaagggttagctaacatgctaagtagttgcaaagtctAAAAAGTAGTaaatagttgcaaagttgctaaaatgctaaagttgttcgtgatgagattcaaacacgcaACCTGACAGAAATTTTCCATGCGCACAAAAAGCTtagttctctcaaattttgttagtgagcatttctcctttgcaaagataatccatccacctgacaggtgtgacatatcaagaagctgattaaacagcatactCATTACACgggtgaaccttgtgctggggacgataaaaggttttgtcacacaacacaatgccacagatgtctcaaggttTGAGGGCGCATGTAATTggcttgctgactgcaggaatgctcaccagagctgttgcctgagattttaatgttaatttctgtaccataatccgcctccaacgtcattttatagaatttggcggtacgtccaaccggcttcacaaccgtAGACCATTTGTAACTAGCCCAGGcccttcacctgcgggatcatctgagaccagccacccaaacagctgatgaaactgtgggtttttacaaccaaataatttctgtacaaactgtcagaaaccatctcagggaagctaatCTGGGTGCTTGTCATCCTCACcatggtcttgacctgactgcaatttggcatcgtaactgacttcagtgggcaaatgctcaccttcgatggcgaTTGgcatgctcaccttcgatggcgaTTGGCACGCtcgagaagtgtgctcttcacggatgaatcccagtttcaactgtactgggcagatggatgaccacgtgtatggcattgtgtgggcgagtggtttgctgatgtcaacgttgtgaacagagagccccatagtggtggtggggttatggtatgggcaggcataaactatggacaacaaacacaattgcatttgcaaccgatgtgaaatggctagttattagcggtggtgcgcgctaatagcgtttctatcggtgacgtcacttgctctgagacctgaagtggttgttccccttgcgttgcaagggccgcagcttttgtggcgcgatgggtaacgatgcttcgtgggtgtcagttgttgatgtgtgcaagggtccctggttcgatcccaggttggggcgaggagagggacggaacctacacggttacacattttatcaatggcaatttgaatgcacagagataccatgacaagatcctgaggcccattttcgttccattcatctgccgccattacctcatgtttcagcatgataatgcacggccccatgttgcaaggatctgtacacaattcctggaaactgaaagtgccccagttcttccatggcctgcatactcaccagacatgtcactcattgagcaagtttgggatgctctggatctacgtgtacgacagcgtgttccagttcccgccaacatCCAGAAacatcgcacagccattgaagaggagtgggacaacattccacaggccacaatcaacaacctgataaactcaatgcaaaggagatgtgtcacactgcatcaaacaaatggtggtcacatcagatattGACAGCTTTTGTGATCCACGCCCTTGCCTTTTTTTttatcaacagatgcatatctacaatatattcccagtcatgtgaaatccataaattagggcctaattcatttttttttaattgaccgatttccttatatgaaccgtaactcagtaaaatcttagaaattgttgcatgttgcgtttatatttttgttcagtgtagtaaacCAGTCCTGCTAGATTATAGTACATCATAGATCTAATCCAGGGTTTTTTAACCTTTTTCGATCAAGGGCCCGATGAAACACACTCAAACAATCTGGGGACCACCTTTTAGTCTAGCTGCTGTAATTTTCAATGTGTTCGTTTTATGCTTTTTCAGGGACCCTGAAAGCTCCTAATCCTCCTATGCCCCGTGGTTGAGAATCACTGTAATCAATTACTGATAGATTTAGACTTCATTTCCCTTCAGACCCAGCAATTATTTTGCTTGATTTCCGCGTCACATGACGATGAGAGTCAATTTTCTTTTTGCTCATCTCATCCGCAAGTTTGCATAGTTGTAGGGCCAGACATTAACTGTTAACAAAAGAGCAGTTAACAGCCAGTAGTATTTAGACGTCTGTGAGAATTTTGAATCAGTTTAGGGTGTTGagattttatttgtttttagtaAAGTTTTAACTCACGATatccagcaaaaaaaaaaaacttttcaagCCAACCCGGAAAGAACTTAAAGCTACAGTTAGCGAATAACGTTATCTAGCCAAACGGACAATTTCTAGCTACCTAACATTACGTTAATTTGGTAACTAGCTACTTAATTTGTTTCTTCGAATGAATGTTGAATTTTCTTGCTCTTCTATTAAAACGTTAAGTATTCGGCTTCCTAGCAAGTTACATGACATGCATAGTAAAAGCTAACATGTACTAGCTAGCTTACTGGCCAACGCCTTTTTTTGCCCTCCTTATGCTCGTCGTCGCACAAATGTAGTTTGGAAACGTGTCGTAGTTAACATGGACCAGAATTCTGCGGCAAGCGTTTGACAGACACAACAGTACAACTTTGTAGTTAGAATTAGAATGTCATTCTGTCTTTTTTACTGAACGTTTTTTCCATTTGGATAACTTGTCAAAAGCCAGGTAGCTTTCCAGCTTTACATTATCATAGTATTTAGGATTTACCTGTTGGGATCAAAATGGGTTGCACACTAAGTGCCGAAGATAAAGCTGCCATGGAGAGGAGTAAAATCATTGATCGGAATCTGAGAGAATCAGGCGAAAAGGCTTCAAGTGAAGTCAAGTTGTTGCTTCTAGGTGAGTGTTCCTATGTGACTGACATTAGCAGTGTCTGAAGAGGGTGTTTGTCTAAATGATTACTTTTATGTAGGGCTCATGACTGAATTATCATTACAACTTTCTTTTGAGCTTTCATGCTCATGGTGTAGCCTAATTGTTTCCTCTAGATTCTCAGACCCGGTGCAAAGGCCCCGAAGCGGTGAGGGGGGGGTGTAGAACTTAAACAGATGGATTCTGCTGGTTCTGGGCACTGACTGTGCATGATTGTTTTTATATCTTTACACGTTTAGTGGGGAGCTAAGAGTTGGAACTTTCTACCTGATCTTATGGCTTCTCTCTTTACCACTTAACTTTCCACTTCAAGGTGCTGGGGAGTCTGGGAAGAGCACCGTTGTAAAGCAGATGAAGTGAGTACATATTTCAACAGTTTTGTGCACAccccaaaaacagctttttactgaTTAGGAACACTTATGAAGTGATGAATCAGTTAGGAGCCTTTGAGATGTTATCTAGATTAGATGTTGACCACAAGCACCAGTAAGATATGCATGATAACCTTCTCTTCCTGCACTCAGAATCATCCATGAGGATGGCTACACACAGGAGGAGTGTAGCCAGTACAGGGTTGTGGTTTACAGCAACACCATCCAGTCCATCATCGCCATCATCCGAGCCATGGGCAGGCTCGCCATTGACTTTGGGGACACAGCAAGATCAGTGAGTCAGCTTCAAGATTCTCTTACACTGTTCTAAAACCACCTGAATGTATGTAGTTTACTACTGCTTTTTCCCGTTTGTAAAATGCCACAGTGTGTTGTTTCTCTTTGTTATGACTACAAGGAAGTATGAACTTTAcaagaacatttacatttaagtcatttagcagacgctcttatccaacaTGGATGGTCGGCATGTGAAGTAAATCACTTGAAAGCTGATTCTGTACCTAACATGTTGATTTCAGTGACATTTTTCTGTTGTCATATTGTTCCCACAAGGATGAGAGCTGTCAGAAGTTGTTTCCTTTTGGTAACTGTGTTTGCTTGGCTCCAGGATGATGCCCGCCAGCTCTTTACCTTGGCCAGCTCAGCAGAGGAAGGGGTCATGACCCCTGAACTGGCTGGGGTCATCAAGAGGTTATGGCAGGATGGAGGGGTCCAGATTTGCTTTGGCAGGTCCAGAGAGTACCAGCTCAACGACTCAGCCTCATAGTAAGAGCATTACAAATATCTGCCCTAAAACTGCTTGAATCAAGTATTATAACGACCAGAGAACCATAGTGAATGATGGGAGGGATATTGTCTTGCGCACTTAGCCAtcctctttgaagaggtagagtTTCGCAGGTTTTCGGAAGATatgcagggactctgctgtctgagcttcagggggaagccgttgccaggacagagaagcgcttggactgggctgaactGGAGCTGACCCCTGTAgcggtgggagggccaagagaccagaggtggcagaatggcgtgctcaggttggggtgtagggtttgcaCATAGcctgaaggagggagggggagttaGTCACAATGGGTCAGGCCATAGGCCAAGTGTAACAGTAAAAGATGAGGATTAATGTTATGAAAAATGTTTCATTCTTATTTTTTATTATGGACCAGGAAAAAGTCCCCTGTTGCTAGATAAGTTGACTAGGTACGAATTATTTCCTAGAAACTGACTCCTACTTTGAGACATGTCTGACTCCTCTGATACCAGTGAGGACATGAAAGGAGGAACCCTGTGATAGACTGTTGCTGTTGCACCACACTGCTGAAGCAATAGAGACGGGAAGTTCCAGGCCCTAAAGGCAGAAACAGGTTGCCGTTAGTGCCGGGACAATACCAGTATTTGAAATAttctttccatggcaaaaatgaaaaccgGAAGCAgacaactctttggtcctttagaAACCTACTGTATACTAAACATTGTgcgctatagcttggaaaataaataaataaatgtgactggaTGACATGTTTTTTTCCAACATAAAtccgctttgtgttttgtttccttgccatgatACTTTGCATGTCTTGGCTCACCAATTTGAAACAGCATTATCCAACAATTCGCAAGTATTGGTGTGTTTAAGTATGGTAACTTTTTATATTAAGTCAGCCTCCTCTGCTTTCTCCTCAGTTACCTGAATGACTTGGACAGGATATCCCAGCAGAACTATGTGCCCACGCAGCAGGATGTTCTGCGGACAAGAGTCAAGACCACCGGCATCGTGGAGACACACTTCACATTCAAGGACCTCTACTTCAAGTCAGTAACCTGTTAACACAGCCCTCTGTGCACTGACACTAATAATCACTGAGGCACTTTGTCCCTACAGATAATGATTCACTAATGTAGAAAAGCCCAAAGCTGTTTGTATATCACCGTAGTGACCACATCATACTGTATGAGTGTTTCACTACCTCTCATACCCTTTTTTAATGTCCTATTTTTCTCACTTCCTCATGTCTCTGTCTGACTCATCCTGGCTGCAGGATGTTTGATGtggggggtcagaggtcagagaggaagaagtggaTCCACTGCTTTGAGGGAGTCACAGCTATCATCTTCTGTGTGGCGCTCAGTGACTATGACCTGGTGCTGGCTGAGGATGAGGAGATGGTGAGTGGGACAGGGCATCAACTCTAGATCTATAGTCATGTGGTATTTACAAGGTTGTTGCAGtataaaatgtacagtaccagtcaaacgtttgaacacctactaattccatgatttgtctttattttgactattttctacattgtagaataagtgaagacatcatcaaaactatgaaataacacatggaatcatgtagtaaccaaaagtgttaagaaaatattttatatttgagattctttgacagctttgcaaggaagacccagagttatctctgctgcagaggataaattcactggaggtaactgcacctcagattgcagcccaaacaaGTTCTTCACagggttcaagtaacagacacatctcaacatcaactgttcagaggagactgtgtgaatcaggccttcagtggttgcattgctgcaaagaaaccactactaaaggacaccaataagaagagacttgcttgggccaagaaacacgaccaatggacattagaccggtggaaatttgtcctttggtctgatgggtccaaatttgagatttttggttccaaccgccgtgcctttgtaagacgcagagtaggtaaatggatgatcttcgcatgtgtggttaccacgtgaagcatggaagaggaggaggtgtgaagatgtgggggtgctttgctggtgacactgtctgattttatttagaattcaaggcacacttaaccagcatggccaccacagcattctgcagcgatacaccatcccacctggtttgggcttagtgggactatttgtttttcaacaggacaatgaccaaaaacacacctccaggctgtgtaaaggctatttgaccaagaaggagcgtgatggagtgctgaatcagatgacctggcctccagtcacccgacctcaacccaaatgagatggtttgggatgagttggactacagagtgaaggaaaagcagccaacaagtgctcagcatatgtgggaactccttcaagactgttggaaaagcattccaggtgaagctggttgacagaatgccaagagtgtgcaaagctgtcaaaggttCTACTTTTTCTACttagaagaatgtcaaatataaaatatatttttgttttggttactacatgattccatatgtgttatttcgtgtTTTGATgtgactgttattctacaatgtagaaaatagaaaaaataaagaaaatccttgaatgagtaggtgtgtccaaacttttgactggtactgtatatcaagtCTTATCAAAAGGGATTGCATAACAGTttcacccacacacagaccctgACACTGCACATCTCTCCATAGAACCGTATGCATGAGAGCATGAAGCTTTTTGACTCCATCTGCAACAACAAGTGGTTCACGGGCACCTCCATCATCCTCTTTCTCAACAAGAAGGATCTGTTTGAGGACAAGATCCAGAAGAGCCCGCTCACTATCTGCTACCCAGAGTACTCAGGTACATCAGTGGACAGCATTTGTACTTAGTGGGTTCTTGTTTGAGATGTCTGAGTAATGAGTAATACCTCTATTTTGAATTATTAGCTTGTGCAACATGGGAGGAGCCTCAGGACACACTTTGGCAAAGCAGGAAATTAAAGTTTAGCAAGTGTTTGTCCATAATAGGAAATTACTAGTTTGCCCAAAGCAGTGTATTGAGTTATACCTATTTTGCATGTCCTTTGAGAATGAGTGCATAAATGAGATTGAAAACATTCTCTTCCACTACTCTAGGTCCAAACGCATACAAAGAGGCGTCAACTTACATTCAGTGTCAGTTTGAAGACTTGAACAAGCGGAAGGATACAAAGGAGATCTACACCCATTTCACTTGTGCTACTGACACTAAGAACGTGCAGTTTGTCTTTGACGCTGTCACTGACGTCATTATCAAAGCCAGCCTGAAGGAGGTTGGCTTGTACTGAGACTCCTGCAACATCTGTCTGTCATCATAGGGGCGGGAGTGTGTTGGAATCTTCTCACGCATTTACAAGTGGGAATCGCTCATTGCCATTGACAGTCCACATCTATGATTGGCTATTGGAAAGGTTCAGTGTTTCAACTGCAGAAGTAGGCTGCAGAGTACATAGGGGTTGTTAGACCATATACTGTTGCCATAATGTATGATGAATCCTTGGATATTTCAAGACAAGATTACATAGGCCACTTATGTGCTTTTGCCTTTCTATACTGTTGTTGTGGATTCATGGCTATGGACTTACAACTTAAAAAGTGAGTTTGTTATTGCCAAATTTCGGTCAAACATTCTGCACTTAGGCTTTCAGCGTTCACTTTAAAGGGTTAAAAGGTATTAATTACATATTAAATGTTGAATAGGATATCAACTATTATGCATTTTCTGAGTTTTGATAACTGTCTTTATAACTAAGTCTTTCTTACAGTATAAATGGTCATGGCCTTGTACACTAGTGTTAAGTATTTTTAAAAAATACTTATCTCTTGGTAATGTTAATATGCTGAATTCTTATTTTAATTCATCACTATTCAGATCGTTACATAACACTTAAGTAGTTTACTGGCTGTAAACCAACTATATGAGATTATTTTTCAAATGATAT
The sequence above is drawn from the Salmo salar chromosome ssa22, Ssal_v3.1, whole genome shotgun sequence genome and encodes:
- the LOC100196762 gene encoding guanine nucleotide-binding protein G(k) subunit alpha, which translates into the protein MGCTLSAEDKAAMERSKIIDRNLRESGEKASSEVKLLLLGAGESGKSTVVKQMKIIHEDGYTQEECSQYRVVVYSNTIQSIIAIIRAMGRLAIDFGDTARSDDARQLFTLASSAEEGVMTPELAGVIKRLWQDGGVQICFGRSREYQLNDSASYYLNDLDRISQQNYVPTQQDVLRTRVKTTGIVETHFTFKDLYFKMFDVGGQRSERKKWIHCFEGVTAIIFCVALSDYDLVLAEDEEMNRMHESMKLFDSICNNKWFTGTSIILFLNKKDLFEDKIQKSPLTICYPEYSGPNAYKEASTYIQCQFEDLNKRKDTKEIYTHFTCATDTKNVQFVFDAVTDVIIKASLKEVGLY